The following proteins are encoded in a genomic region of Zea mays cultivar B73 chromosome 9, Zm-B73-REFERENCE-NAM-5.0, whole genome shotgun sequence:
- the LOC103638105 gene encoding probable CCR4-associated factor 1 homolog 11, giving the protein MTMYSQSVRAPPPPPCRFVPRPCYVMARPLLVFTPSGALLKAAVRDVWASNFDEELSNLSAVLPRYPCVCVDTEFPGAVHDSDLPRYMRGPRESYELVKRNVDDLKLLQVGIALSGPAGRFPIAWQFNIRGFDPALHPHAPASIAMLREQGMDFAMLNEFGIDPEDFAAGFRCSGLACGRLTWTAFSGSYDFGYLAKALTGGQPLPDTVDGFLALVRRLFGHSVFDVKHLARCCAMRGGLEQVATALGVKRAAGRAHCAGSDSLLTTDVLLLMLHRFFRNVDVLAHAGTIVDLT; this is encoded by the coding sequence ATGACGATGTACTCCCAGTCGgtccgcgcgccgccgccgccgccatgcaGATTCGTCCCCCGTCCATGTTACGTCATGGCGCGGCCCCTGCTGGTCTTCACGCCCAGCGGCGCGTTGTTGAAGGCCGCCGTGCGCGACGTGTGGGCCAGCAACTTCGACGAAGAGCTCTCCAACCTATCGGCGGTGCTGCCGCGCTACCCCTGCGTTTGCGTGGACACCGAGTTCCCCGGCGCGGTTCACGACTCGGACTTGCCGCGGTACATGCGCGGTCCGCGCGAGAGCTATGAGCTGGTGAAGCGGAACGTAGACGACCTCAAGCTGCTGCAGGTCGGGATCGCGCTTTCGGGCCCCGCCGGCCGGTTCCCCATCGCGTGGCAATTCAACATCCGGGGCTTCGACCCCGCGCTTCACCCGCACGCGCCGGCCTCCATTGCCATGCTCCGCGAGCAGGGGATGGACTTCGCCATGCTGAACGAGTTCGGCATCGACCCGGAAGACTTCGCCGCCGGGTTCCGCTGCAGCGGCCTCGCCTGCGGGCGGCTCACCTGGACCGCCTTCTCGGGCTCCTACGACTTCGGGTACCTCGCCAAGGCGCTCACCGGCGGCCAGCCGCTGCCGGACACGGTGGACGGCTTCCTCGCCCTGGTCCGTCGGTTGTTCGGGCACAGTGTGTTCGACGTGAAGCACCTCGCCAGATGCTGCGCCATGCGCGGGGGGCTGGAGCAGGTGGCCACCGCGCTCGGCGTGAAGCGCGCCGCCGGCCGCGCGCACTGCGCCGGCTCCGACAGCCTGCTCACCACCGACGTCCTCCTGCTAATGCTGCATCGCTTCTTCAGGAACGTCGATGTTCTCGCGCACGCCGGAACCATCGTAGACCTCACCTAG